A genomic stretch from Aminobacter aminovorans includes:
- a CDS encoding metallophosphoesterase family protein — protein MRLAVVSDIHGNIRALEAVHARIKDSSPDLTVNLGDCLSGPLWPEETAQYLMAENWPTVRGNHDRALTETSVPDPEKVDGFTHQCLSAASRQWISALPASLSLPPEILLCHGSPEDDEVFLLEEDGGDHFYPSDEAQIARKLGKIDARLILCGHTHTPRIALISGWAVLNPGSVGVQAFPGLTVTGSPHARFAIATLEKGEWTFVHHAIAYDWSEAAQRAEATGFASWSHGLLTGYAGKRS, from the coding sequence ATGCGCCTGGCTGTCGTCTCAGACATCCACGGAAACATTCGCGCGCTGGAAGCCGTCCATGCGCGCATCAAGGACAGTTCCCCCGACCTGACAGTCAATCTGGGGGACTGTCTCTCCGGCCCGCTGTGGCCGGAAGAGACCGCCCAATACCTGATGGCCGAGAACTGGCCGACGGTGCGCGGCAACCACGACCGGGCCCTGACCGAAACGTCGGTGCCCGATCCGGAAAAGGTCGACGGCTTCACGCACCAATGCCTGTCGGCAGCATCACGTCAGTGGATTTCGGCCCTTCCGGCCAGCTTGAGCCTGCCGCCAGAAATCCTGCTTTGCCATGGCAGCCCTGAAGACGACGAGGTTTTCCTGCTCGAGGAGGACGGCGGCGACCACTTCTATCCGTCGGACGAAGCGCAGATTGCCCGGAAGCTGGGCAAGATCGATGCCCGCCTGATCCTGTGTGGCCATACGCATACGCCGCGTATCGCCCTGATTTCCGGCTGGGCAGTTCTCAATCCGGGCAGCGTCGGCGTGCAGGCCTTCCCAGGGCTGACGGTGACAGGTAGCCCGCATGCGCGCTTTGCCATCGCCACCCTGGAGAAGGGCGAGTGGACCTTTGTCCATCATGCCATAGCCTACGACTGGAGTGAGGCTGCGCAGCGCGCCGAGGCTACGGGCTTCGCCAGTTGGAGCCATGGCTTGTTGACCGGCTACGCGGGCAAGCGGAGCTGA
- a CDS encoding putative quinol monooxygenase: MLKVIAQDFIKPEFIEMVRPLYAELVEKTRQEPLCLSYDLFVDQKDPGHFVFVEQWPDRAALDIHCASEHFRRLVPLINKHQRRDPTFILMDAFAA; encoded by the coding sequence ATGCTGAAAGTCATAGCTCAGGATTTTATCAAGCCTGAGTTCATCGAGATGGTGCGGCCGCTCTATGCCGAGCTGGTGGAGAAGACGCGGCAGGAGCCGCTCTGCCTGTCCTACGATCTGTTCGTCGATCAGAAGGATCCAGGACATTTCGTCTTCGTCGAACAATGGCCAGATCGGGCGGCTCTCGACATCCACTGCGCGTCCGAGCATTTCCGGCGGCTGGTACCGCTGATCAACAAGCACCAGCGCCGGGACCCTACCTTCATCCTGATGGATGCATTCGCAGCATAA
- a CDS encoding VOC family protein, with the protein MELTRRKLVGSAALLALGAGVRAGHTEPRMSNIPFAATTPISVSRVGLKARDANTLAGFYRDVVGLQELKRDGETITLGAGSRALLDIEADKAAKPDDPRSAGLFHTAFLLPSRTDLGRWIKHAIDRHIPVDGASDHLVSEALYLTDPEGNGIEIYSDRAHDGWKWNGAQVEMATRQLDIGSIVSEVPEGDAGWQGAPENSIVGHVHLRVGDPAAAARWWHSQFGFDKVAEYGNSAVFLSSGGYHHHIGANSWQSPGAGKRDASLTGLAWVEMRSAEAKTASTYEDPWGTVIRAVPGQPG; encoded by the coding sequence TTGGAACTGACACGACGCAAACTGGTTGGCAGCGCGGCACTCCTCGCATTGGGTGCCGGAGTGCGGGCCGGCCACACGGAGCCCAGGATGAGCAACATTCCCTTTGCCGCGACGACCCCGATCAGCGTTTCCCGCGTCGGCCTCAAGGCTCGCGATGCGAATACGCTGGCCGGTTTCTACCGTGACGTCGTCGGCCTGCAGGAGCTCAAGCGCGACGGCGAGACGATCACGCTCGGCGCCGGCAGTCGCGCCTTGCTCGACATCGAGGCCGACAAGGCAGCCAAACCCGACGATCCCCGCAGCGCCGGCCTTTTCCACACCGCATTCCTGCTGCCCAGCCGCACCGATCTCGGCCGCTGGATCAAGCATGCCATCGACAGGCACATTCCGGTCGACGGCGCCTCCGACCATCTGGTCAGCGAGGCGCTCTATCTCACTGACCCGGAAGGCAACGGCATCGAGATCTACTCCGACCGTGCGCATGATGGCTGGAAGTGGAATGGCGCGCAGGTCGAGATGGCGACCAGGCAGCTCGACATCGGCTCGATCGTATCGGAAGTGCCCGAGGGCGACGCCGGCTGGCAGGGCGCGCCCGAAAACAGCATCGTCGGCCATGTCCACCTGCGCGTCGGCGATCCCGCTGCGGCCGCCCGGTGGTGGCACAGCCAGTTCGGCTTCGACAAGGTTGCGGAATACGGCAACAGCGCTGTCTTCCTGTCCTCGGGCGGTTATCACCACCACATCGGCGCCAATTCCTGGCAGAGCCCGGGTGCGGGCAAGCGCGACGCCTCGCTGACCGGCCTTGCCTGGGTCGAGATGCGCTCGGCTGAAGCCAAGACTGCCTCGACCTACGAAGATCCTTGGGGCACCGTCATCCGTGCGGTTCCCGGCCAACCGGGCTGA
- a CDS encoding RBBP9/YdeN family alpha/beta hydrolase — MKVKDADIIIVPGYTNSGAAHWQSRWEEKLSTARRVEQDEWSKPVREDWTDKVIKAVNAAERPVVLVAHSLGIPTVIHAIPGFKKFVAGGFFVAPPDVSNPALKPKHLMTFGPYPRNPLPFPSVVVASRNDPYCSLDVAEDIAAAWGSLFIDAGDSGHINADSGHGPWPEGSMVFAQFLSRLEG, encoded by the coding sequence ATGAAGGTAAAAGACGCCGATATCATCATCGTGCCCGGATACACCAATTCGGGGGCCGCCCACTGGCAGAGCCGCTGGGAAGAGAAGCTGTCGACCGCGCGCCGTGTCGAGCAGGACGAGTGGTCGAAGCCCGTCCGCGAGGACTGGACGGACAAGGTCATCAAGGCGGTGAACGCGGCCGAGCGGCCAGTGGTGCTTGTTGCCCACTCGCTCGGCATTCCGACGGTCATCCACGCCATTCCAGGCTTCAAGAAGTTCGTGGCCGGCGGCTTCTTCGTGGCGCCGCCCGATGTGTCCAACCCGGCCCTCAAGCCGAAGCACCTGATGACCTTCGGCCCCTACCCGCGCAATCCGCTGCCGTTTCCGTCCGTGGTGGTCGCCAGCCGCAACGACCCCTATTGCTCACTCGACGTCGCCGAGGATATCGCGGCGGCCTGGGGCTCGCTGTTCATCGACGCCGGTGATTCCGGCCACATCAACGCCGATTCAGGCCACGGGCCATGGCCTGAGGGATCGATGGTGTTCGCGCAGTTCCTGTCGCGGCTGGAAGGTTAG
- the purQ gene encoding phosphoribosylformylglycinamidine synthase subunit PurQ, whose protein sequence is MKSAVVLLPGLNRDRDMIAALTKISGKAPVTVWQTDTEIPDVDLIAIPGGFSFGDYLRCGAIAARMPVMRAVAEKAAKGVQVVGVCNGFQILVEAGLLPGALMRNASLKFVCREVKLEIANANTAFTRNYTAGQIIRCPVAHHDGNYFADPETLARIEGEGQVVVRYAEGTNPNGSINDIAGIINDKGNVLGLMPHPENLIEAAHGGNDGRALFESALGLPKAA, encoded by the coding sequence GTGAAATCAGCAGTCGTTCTCCTCCCCGGCCTCAACCGCGACCGCGACATGATCGCGGCGCTGACCAAGATTTCGGGCAAGGCGCCCGTCACCGTCTGGCAGACCGACACGGAAATCCCCGATGTCGACCTGATTGCCATTCCCGGTGGCTTCTCCTTCGGCGACTACCTGCGTTGCGGCGCGATCGCCGCCCGCATGCCGGTGATGCGTGCGGTGGCCGAGAAGGCCGCCAAGGGGGTGCAGGTCGTCGGCGTCTGCAACGGCTTCCAGATCCTCGTCGAAGCCGGCCTGCTGCCCGGCGCCTTGATGCGCAACGCCTCGCTGAAGTTCGTCTGTCGCGAAGTGAAGCTCGAGATCGCCAACGCCAACACCGCCTTCACCCGCAACTACACTGCCGGCCAGATCATCCGTTGCCCGGTGGCGCATCACGACGGCAACTATTTTGCCGATCCCGAGACGTTGGCGCGCATCGAGGGCGAAGGCCAGGTCGTGGTCCGCTACGCCGAGGGCACCAACCCGAATGGCTCGATCAACGACATTGCCGGCATCATCAACGACAAGGGCAATGTGCTTGGCCTGATGCCGCACCCGGAAAATCTGATCGAGGCAGCGCATGGCGGCAATGACGGCCGCGCGCTGTTCGAGAGCGCACTCGGGCTGCCCAAGGCAGCCTGA
- the purS gene encoding phosphoribosylformylglycinamidine synthase subunit PurS translates to MIKARVTVTLKNGVLDPQGKAIEHALDGLGFGGVGSVRQGKVFDVEIEGADKAKAEADLNAMCEKLLANTVIENYAVEIA, encoded by the coding sequence GTGATCAAGGCCCGCGTCACCGTCACCCTCAAGAACGGCGTGCTCGACCCCCAAGGCAAGGCAATCGAACATGCGCTCGACGGCCTCGGCTTCGGCGGCGTCGGCTCGGTGCGCCAGGGCAAGGTCTTCGACGTCGAAATCGAAGGCGCCGACAAGGCCAAGGCGGAAGCCGACCTCAACGCCATGTGCGAGAAGCTTCTGGCGAATACGGTGATCGAGAATTACGCAGTGGAGATTGCCTGA
- a CDS encoding DUF1127 domain-containing protein — translation MSTIDAIGGVATAASPHRKRGGLRGFVRWLAFCMERRRTRLALLELTDDQLADIGISRCDAYREGLRPFYD, via the coding sequence ATGAGTACAATTGATGCAATTGGTGGAGTTGCCACGGCTGCATCTCCGCACAGGAAGCGTGGCGGGCTTCGCGGCTTCGTGCGCTGGCTGGCATTTTGCATGGAGCGGCGGCGCACCAGGCTGGCACTGTTGGAGCTGACCGACGACCAGCTCGCCGATATCGGAATTTCACGCTGCGACGCTTATCGCGAAGGGCTGCGCCCCTTCTACGATTGA
- a CDS encoding PLP-dependent aminotransferase family protein, protein MTIWLPNLTSGSGPLYLRLAERIENDIDNGILASGAKLPPQRDLAYDIGVTIGTVGRAYALLRERGLVSGEVGRGTYVLERNGIQPSIIEPTPLPHEGSRSVEAPAGKLHFDSTAAPNVGQNSAIETITSAICRDYPDDVASYARNFPEHWFRAGSAWLSRNGFAPSPDTIVPTLGAHAAIVSIIAAVTQPGDFIVFEHLTYTQVARSAGLIGRRMALVRSDPHGIDPDDFEAVCAQKHPKVAFLMPTGQNPTGATMPAERRAAIAEVARRYNVLLIEDDLYGALTDDRTPLLAEFAPERVFVVGGLSKSVAAGVRGGWLSCPAHFRHSIRVAHKMVTGGMPFLLAELCAQLVLSGEAAAIRARSIAEINARLDIVRKTLAGGDFNIAANIPFVWLALPEPWNSGTFKNAAYGQGVLVDDEDEFKAGRSDQVFHRVRIGISAPRSRAEVEGGLIKLRRLLDEGDAGYDSFG, encoded by the coding sequence ATGACAATTTGGCTTCCAAACCTTACATCAGGCTCCGGCCCGCTCTATCTCAGGTTGGCCGAGCGTATCGAGAACGACATCGACAACGGCATACTCGCCTCCGGTGCCAAGCTGCCGCCGCAGCGTGACCTGGCCTACGACATCGGCGTGACCATCGGCACGGTCGGTCGCGCCTATGCGCTGCTGCGCGAACGCGGACTGGTGAGCGGCGAGGTCGGCCGCGGCACCTATGTGTTGGAACGCAACGGCATCCAGCCATCCATCATCGAGCCGACTCCCCTGCCCCATGAAGGATCGCGGTCGGTGGAGGCGCCAGCGGGCAAGCTGCATTTCGACAGCACGGCTGCGCCCAATGTCGGGCAGAACAGTGCAATCGAGACAATCACCTCGGCGATCTGCCGCGATTATCCCGACGACGTTGCGAGTTACGCCCGGAACTTCCCCGAGCACTGGTTCAGGGCCGGCAGCGCCTGGCTGTCGCGCAACGGCTTTGCCCCCTCGCCCGACACGATTGTGCCGACGCTTGGCGCGCATGCGGCGATCGTTTCGATCATCGCAGCGGTGACGCAACCCGGCGATTTCATCGTGTTCGAGCACCTGACCTATACGCAGGTGGCGCGCAGCGCCGGACTGATCGGGCGGCGCATGGCGCTTGTCCGGTCAGACCCCCATGGCATCGACCCCGACGATTTCGAGGCCGTCTGCGCACAGAAGCATCCGAAGGTGGCCTTCCTGATGCCGACTGGGCAGAATCCGACCGGCGCGACCATGCCGGCCGAGCGGCGCGCCGCAATCGCCGAAGTCGCGCGCAGGTACAATGTCCTGCTGATCGAGGACGACCTGTATGGCGCCTTGACCGACGACCGTACCCCGCTGCTGGCGGAATTTGCACCGGAGCGGGTCTTCGTGGTCGGCGGCCTGTCGAAATCGGTCGCCGCCGGCGTACGCGGCGGCTGGCTCTCCTGCCCGGCGCATTTCCGACACAGCATCCGCGTCGCCCACAAGATGGTCACCGGCGGCATGCCCTTCCTGCTGGCTGAACTGTGCGCGCAACTGGTGCTATCAGGCGAGGCCGCGGCCATTCGCGCCCGCTCGATCGCCGAGATCAATGCGCGTCTCGACATCGTGCGCAAGACACTCGCAGGAGGCGACTTCAACATCGCCGCCAACATCCCCTTCGTCTGGCTTGCCCTGCCGGAGCCCTGGAACTCCGGGACATTCAAGAATGCCGCCTATGGCCAGGGCGTGCTGGTCGATGACGAGGACGAGTTCAAGGCCGGGCGCTCCGACCAGGTTTTCCATCGTGTCCGGATCGGCATTTCGGCGCCGCGCTCACGCGCCGAGGTCGAAGGCGGGCTGATCAAGCTGCGCCGCCTGCTCGACGAGGGTGACGCCGGCTACGACAGCTTCGGCTGA
- the purB gene encoding adenylosuccinate lyase, whose amino-acid sequence MIPRYSRPEMVAIWSPETRFRIWFEIEAHACDALAEIGVIPKEAAKTIWEKGGAATFDVERIDEIERVTKHDVIAFLTHLAEFVGPDSRFIHQGMTSSDVLDTCLSVQLVRATDILLGDLDALLAALKRRAFEHKDTVTIGRSHGIHAEPTTFGVKLALAFAEFTRCRERLVHAREDIATCAISGAVGTFANIDPRVEEHVAAKLGLKPEPVSTQVIPRDRHAMFFATLGVIASSIERLATEIRHLQRTEVLEAEEYFSPGQKGSSAMPHKRNPVLTENLTGLARMVRSYAAPAMENVALWHERDISHSSVERMIGPDATVTLDFALARLTNVIDKLLVYPDNMLKNMNKFRGLVHSQRVLLALTQAGVSREDAYRLVQRNAMKVWEEGKDFLEELLADKDVTAALPEAEIREKFDLGYHTKHVDTIFRRVFG is encoded by the coding sequence ATGATCCCTCGCTATTCCCGGCCCGAGATGGTCGCCATCTGGTCTCCCGAAACCCGGTTCCGGATCTGGTTCGAGATCGAGGCCCATGCCTGTGACGCGCTGGCCGAAATCGGTGTCATCCCCAAGGAAGCCGCGAAGACGATCTGGGAAAAGGGCGGTGCCGCCACCTTCGACGTCGAGCGCATCGACGAGATCGAACGCGTCACCAAGCATGACGTCATCGCCTTCCTGACCCATCTCGCCGAATTCGTCGGCCCGGATTCGCGTTTCATCCACCAGGGCATGACCTCGTCCGACGTGCTCGACACCTGCCTTTCGGTGCAGCTGGTGCGCGCCACCGACATTCTGCTCGGCGACCTCGACGCGCTTCTGGCCGCTCTCAAGCGCCGCGCCTTCGAGCACAAGGATACCGTCACTATCGGCCGCAGCCATGGCATCCACGCCGAGCCGACGACCTTCGGCGTCAAGCTGGCGCTGGCCTTCGCCGAGTTCACCCGCTGCCGCGAGCGTCTGGTGCATGCCCGCGAGGACATCGCCACCTGTGCCATCTCGGGCGCCGTCGGTACCTTCGCCAACATCGACCCGCGCGTCGAGGAGCATGTCGCCGCCAAGCTCGGCCTGAAGCCGGAGCCCGTGTCGACGCAGGTCATCCCGCGCGACCGCCACGCCATGTTCTTTGCGACGCTTGGCGTCATTGCCTCGTCGATCGAGCGCCTGGCCACCGAAATCCGCCATCTGCAGCGCACCGAGGTGCTGGAAGCGGAAGAGTACTTCTCGCCGGGCCAGAAGGGCTCGTCGGCAATGCCGCACAAGCGCAACCCCGTGCTGACCGAAAACCTGACCGGCCTCGCCCGCATGGTCCGTTCCTATGCCGCACCGGCGATGGAGAACGTGGCACTGTGGCATGAGCGCGACATCTCGCACTCGTCGGTCGAACGCATGATCGGCCCGGATGCCACGGTCACCCTCGACTTCGCGCTGGCCCGCCTGACCAATGTCATCGACAAGCTCCTCGTCTATCCCGACAACATGCTGAAGAACATGAACAAGTTCCGCGGCCTGGTGCATTCGCAGCGGGTGCTGCTGGCCCTCACCCAGGCCGGCGTTTCGCGCGAGGACGCCTACCGTCTTGTTCAGCGCAACGCCATGAAGGTTTGGGAAGAAGGCAAGGATTTCCTTGAGGAACTTCTTGCCGACAAGGACGTGACCGCTGCCTTGCCGGAAGCGGAAATTCGTGAAAAATTCGACCTCGGCTATCACACCAAGCACGTCGACACGATCTTCCGCCGCGTTTTTGGATAA
- a CDS encoding GNAT family N-acetyltransferase: MNDNEHTTTLRPARSGDGRAVFDVTRHSVRELAKEHYSAEQIAGWMGDRTPDTYEALIAKGLMVVAEQGDRIVGFVDSEPGEVTRLFLLADVAGSGLGKMLLEIGIRNARQDHEGPIRVESTVNAEGFYRRHGFRAVERGYFSHGVGGDPIEIVHMEL, translated from the coding sequence ATGAACGACAATGAACATACAACAACGCTCAGGCCGGCACGGAGCGGGGACGGACGAGCGGTGTTTGACGTGACGCGACATTCCGTGCGTGAGCTGGCGAAGGAGCACTACTCCGCCGAACAGATTGCCGGATGGATGGGCGATCGGACGCCGGACACTTACGAAGCCCTTATAGCCAAAGGGCTGATGGTCGTTGCCGAGCAAGGCGACAGGATCGTCGGCTTCGTCGATTCCGAGCCAGGCGAGGTGACGCGGCTATTCCTCCTTGCCGATGTGGCAGGTTCAGGCCTCGGCAAAATGCTGCTCGAAATCGGCATCCGGAATGCTCGACAGGACCACGAAGGGCCGATCCGGGTAGAATCGACAGTCAATGCCGAGGGCTTCTATCGCCGCCACGGCTTCCGCGCGGTCGAGCGCGGCTATTTCTCCCACGGCGTCGGTGGTGACCCGATCGAGATCGTGCACATGGAGCTCTGA
- a CDS encoding HpcH/HpaI aldolase family protein, giving the protein MSLAERLHANETIITAWSGVPDALTVEILAGQGFDAVTLDMQHGGHNEDSVLRSIAPVLRAGKHSLVRVPVGRFDMASRALDFGAEAVIAPMVNSVEDARRFAAAMKYPPLGERSWGPTFAAPRHGSKDSVKWLKESNARTVSFAMVETHAAVAVLDGILDTPGIDGIFLGPGDFSIAWTKGETINSTLEAMMETVADVGRRTRAAGKHAGIYVTDPKIAGRFVDMGYQLLATGSEHQLIAAGAAGLLADLKKSLG; this is encoded by the coding sequence ATGTCGCTTGCCGAGAGACTGCACGCCAACGAGACCATCATCACCGCCTGGTCTGGCGTGCCGGACGCATTGACTGTCGAAATCCTTGCCGGGCAGGGTTTCGATGCCGTTACCCTCGACATGCAGCATGGCGGCCACAATGAAGACAGCGTGCTGCGCTCGATCGCGCCCGTGCTGCGGGCCGGCAAGCATTCGCTCGTCCGCGTCCCGGTTGGCCGCTTCGACATGGCGAGCCGCGCACTCGACTTCGGCGCCGAGGCAGTCATCGCGCCGATGGTCAATTCGGTCGAGGATGCCAGGCGCTTTGCCGCCGCGATGAAGTATCCGCCGCTGGGCGAGCGCTCCTGGGGTCCGACCTTCGCGGCACCCCGTCACGGCAGCAAGGATTCGGTCAAATGGCTGAAGGAGAGCAACGCCCGTACCGTCTCCTTCGCCATGGTCGAGACGCACGCGGCGGTTGCCGTGCTCGACGGCATCCTGGATACGCCTGGCATCGACGGCATTTTCCTTGGGCCTGGCGATTTCTCCATAGCCTGGACCAAGGGCGAGACGATCAATTCGACGCTCGAGGCGATGATGGAAACGGTCGCCGATGTCGGCAGGAGGACCCGTGCTGCCGGCAAGCATGCCGGCATCTACGTCACTGATCCAAAGATCGCGGGGCGTTTCGTCGACATGGGCTACCAGCTGCTGGCGACAGGCTCCGAGCACCAGCTGATCGCTGCCGGTGCAGCGGGCCTTCTGGCGGATCTCAAGAAGTCGCTCGGCTAA
- the purC gene encoding phosphoribosylaminoimidazolesuccinocarboxamide synthase, whose amino-acid sequence MKNRRRIYEGKAKILYEGPEPGTLIQFFKDDATAFNKKKHEVVDGKGVLNNRISEHIFNHLNRMGIPTHFIRRLNMREQLIKEVEIIPLEVVVRNVAAGSLAKRLGIEEGTVLPRSIIEFYYKADALDDPMVSEEHVTAFGWASPQEIDDIMALAIRVNDFLSGLFMGVGIQLVDFKIECGRLFEGDMMRIVVADEISPDSCRLWDVATQDKLDKDRFRRDMGGLVEAYQEVARRLGIMNENETPRPTGPVLVKH is encoded by the coding sequence ATGAAGAATCGCCGCCGCATCTACGAAGGCAAGGCCAAGATCCTTTATGAAGGCCCCGAGCCGGGCACCCTGATCCAGTTCTTCAAGGACGACGCCACCGCCTTCAACAAGAAGAAGCATGAAGTCGTCGACGGCAAGGGCGTGCTCAACAACCGCATTTCCGAGCACATCTTCAACCATCTGAACCGCATGGGCATTCCGACCCACTTCATCCGCCGCCTCAACATGCGCGAGCAGCTGATCAAGGAAGTCGAGATCATCCCGCTTGAGGTCGTTGTCCGCAACGTCGCAGCCGGCTCGCTGGCCAAGCGCCTCGGTATCGAGGAAGGCACCGTGCTGCCGCGCTCGATCATCGAGTTCTACTACAAGGCCGACGCGCTCGACGATCCGATGGTCTCGGAAGAACACGTCACCGCCTTTGGCTGGGCGAGCCCGCAGGAAATCGACGACATCATGGCGCTGGCCATCCGCGTCAACGACTTCCTCTCCGGCCTGTTCATGGGCGTCGGCATCCAGCTCGTCGACTTCAAGATCGAATGTGGCCGCCTGTTCGAAGGCGACATGATGCGCATCGTGGTCGCCGACGAGATTTCGCCCGACAGCTGCCGCCTGTGGGACGTCGCCACCCAGGACAAGCTCGACAAGGACCGCTTCCGCCGCGACATGGGCGGGCTGGTCGAGGCCTACCAGGAAGTGGCGCGCCGTCTCGGCATCATGAACGAGAACGAGACGCCCCGCCCGACCGGGCCGGTCCTCGTCAAGCACTGA
- a CDS encoding DUF1476 domain-containing protein — protein sequence MSNMKDREEGFERKFVFDEELRFKANARRNKALGLWAAEKLGKSGADADAYAKEVVVSDIEEAGDHDVFRKIRADFDAAGVDQSDHQIRRTMDELMAQAIDQIKNT from the coding sequence ATGAGCAACATGAAGGACCGCGAAGAAGGTTTTGAGCGCAAGTTCGTCTTCGACGAAGAGCTGCGCTTCAAGGCAAATGCGCGGCGCAACAAGGCCCTCGGCCTCTGGGCTGCCGAAAAGCTCGGCAAGTCGGGCGCCGATGCCGACGCTTATGCCAAGGAAGTCGTGGTTTCCGACATCGAGGAAGCCGGCGACCATGACGTTTTCCGCAAGATCCGCGCCGATTTCGACGCTGCCGGCGTCGACCAATCCGACCACCAGATCCGCCGTACCATGGACGAGCTGATGGCGCAGGCGATCGACCAGATCAAGAACACCTGA